The following proteins are co-located in the Synechococcales cyanobacterium T60_A2020_003 genome:
- a CDS encoding J domain-containing protein, whose product MTQREFRTDQVPTSDASTLTYYDILNVSPSASAQKIRQSYRELSKLYHPDTTELPAEVATAKFQILNEAYATLSSPERRLTYDFSIGYSRYTVVQPRLDLDRPVSQAKSYRSSAYLDPTDRPLSSGEVSVLFVLAVTFVGCLLLALWIGISRGELAWRSPSVPPLEEFASAMGDRPVRDLGLGSSSFTIGEI is encoded by the coding sequence GTGACTCAGCGGGAATTTCGCACGGATCAAGTCCCAACGTCGGATGCTTCGACTCTAACCTATTACGACATCCTGAACGTTTCACCATCAGCATCAGCGCAAAAAATTCGCCAAAGCTATCGAGAGTTAAGCAAACTCTACCACCCAGATACCACCGAACTACCCGCCGAAGTGGCAACGGCAAAGTTCCAGATCTTAAATGAAGCGTATGCCACGCTGAGTAGCCCTGAGCGACGGTTAACCTACGATTTCTCGATTGGCTATTCGCGCTACACCGTCGTGCAGCCTCGGCTTGATCTGGATCGTCCCGTGTCTCAAGCAAAATCCTACCGTTCGTCGGCCTACCTCGATCCCACGGATCGTCCGCTCTCGTCGGGAGAAGTTTCGGTTCTATTTGTCCTTGCCGTGACCTTTGTGGGCTGTTTGCTGTTGGCCTTGTGGATTGGCATCAGTCGGGGTGAACTCGCTTGGCGTTCCCCGTCCGTGCCGCCATTAGAGGAATTTGCCTCTGCCATGGGCGATCGCCCGGTTCGCGATCTGGGGCTGGGTTCATCTTCCTTTACAATTGGAGAAATTTAG
- a CDS encoding DUF3143 domain-containing protein: MNLPPADTPLYSHPLPDIEAWLSSQGCQQDPQNLNCWTIKTSEWVAELELDIDSLTVRYLGAGEGGEDLVRSFKYSLSRRDLDEVIFTGP; this comes from the coding sequence ATGAATCTTCCTCCTGCTGACACCCCTCTTTACAGCCATCCGTTGCCTGATATTGAAGCTTGGCTATCATCGCAAGGCTGTCAGCAAGACCCCCAAAACCTGAACTGTTGGACGATTAAGACGTCGGAGTGGGTCGCGGAGCTTGAACTAGACATTGATTCGTTAACGGTTCGCTACCTGGGTGCGGGAGAGGGCGGTGAAGATTTGGTGCGTTCGTTTAAGTATTCCCTGAGCCGTCGGGATTTAGACGAGGTGATTTTTACGGGGCCATAA
- a CDS encoding FAD-dependent oxidoreductase produces the protein MVDVAVVGAGLSGLICAKQLQKVGYEVAIVEKSRGLGGRLATRRIAGTWADHGVRYLELQGFLTQQLLDIMGDRAILHAWDIPVSQVNSDDVIPLPTGRYVADQGLTAVAKALAEGLNIHRGQRVVAIAPHVDGWMLTCETVASTPDEPLTHLTAKALVLMIPAPQALDLTQPLVAEHPSLLQVVQSLQSVEFDPCITAIAAYAPGTLDPNPTMQACHFTSHPTLAWVSVDARKQSRFSTADAIAVVVQSNATFAEQHLDDGDLVPVGQSLLEAAAPCLSESLVQPEIVQVHRWRYAFCRTPYPTPYVQSVEPGLLLCGGDWCGGSQVEDALGSGLQTAIALDRRMEHRMDEQLEAGNSRMDLRALFCLT, from the coding sequence ATGGTCGATGTTGCAGTTGTCGGAGCCGGATTATCGGGGCTGATATGTGCCAAACAACTGCAAAAAGTGGGATATGAGGTTGCGATTGTCGAAAAATCGCGGGGATTGGGCGGACGCCTAGCCACCCGCCGCATTGCGGGCACTTGGGCCGATCACGGCGTTCGATATCTAGAACTTCAAGGTTTTCTGACACAACAGTTGCTAGACATCATGGGCGATCGCGCCATCCTCCATGCCTGGGACATTCCGGTTTCTCAGGTCAATTCCGATGACGTCATTCCACTACCAACCGGGAGATATGTGGCCGATCAAGGCCTTACTGCGGTGGCAAAAGCGCTGGCCGAGGGACTCAATATTCATCGAGGACAGCGGGTTGTGGCGATCGCCCCCCATGTCGACGGGTGGATGCTGACCTGTGAGACCGTTGCTTCCACCCCAGATGAGCCGTTGACTCACCTCACGGCCAAGGCACTTGTCCTGATGATTCCAGCCCCCCAAGCTTTGGATCTGACCCAGCCGCTAGTGGCAGAGCATCCATCGCTGCTTCAGGTCGTTCAATCTCTACAATCCGTTGAGTTTGACCCCTGCATTACGGCGATCGCCGCCTACGCCCCAGGAACGCTCGATCCTAACCCTACTATGCAAGCGTGCCACTTTACGAGTCATCCTACCCTCGCGTGGGTCAGCGTTGATGCCAGGAAGCAGAGTCGTTTTTCAACCGCCGATGCGATCGCCGTCGTTGTGCAGAGTAATGCGACGTTTGCTGAACAGCATCTTGATGATGGAGACCTCGTACCTGTAGGACAATCCCTCCTAGAGGCCGCTGCTCCCTGTCTTTCGGAATCGCTCGTTCAGCCTGAGATCGTGCAAGTTCATCGCTGGCGCTATGCCTTTTGCCGGACTCCGTATCCTACGCCCTATGTGCAGAGTGTAGAGCCAGGCTTGTTGCTCTGCGGGGGAGATTGGTGCGGCGGTAGTCAGGTGGAAGATGCCCTTGGGTCAGGTTTGCAAACGGCGATCGCCCTCGATCGCCGCATGGAGCATCGGATGGACGAACAACTGGAGGCAGGAAACTCAAGGATGGATTTGCGAGCGCTATTTTGCCTCACTTAG